Proteins from a genomic interval of Flammeovirgaceae bacterium SG7u.111:
- the bglX gene encoding beta-glucosidase BglX, translated as MKKIQIAFAAIILLWGCSSPSNSPNSSSLSSPKIDSLLSVMTLEEKLGQLNLPGAGDIVTGQASNSNIAESIRQGKVGGLFNIKAAEKIREVQRVAVEESRLKIPLIFGMDVIHGYKTVFPIPLALSASWDMEAIERTARIAAIEASADGICWTFSPMVDIARDPRWGRVAEGAGEDPYLGAQISKAMIHGYQGDDLTKNNTVMACFKHFALYGASEAGRDYNTTDMSRIRMYNEYFPPYKAAVDAGAGSVMTSFNEVDGIPASANKWLMTDVLRKQWGFDGFIVTDYTAINEMIDHGMGDLQTVSTLALKAGVDMDMVGEGFLTTLKKSLEEGKVTEKDIDAACRRVLEAKERLGLFDDPYKYCDVERAKTEIYTEESRKEAREIAAKTFVLLKNEKQTLPLKKNSTVALIGSIANNKENMQGTWSVAGDHANSISLLEGMKSVAGDEAKILYAKGANVYADETLETRATAFGKTANRDSRSAAAMIQEAVSIAQKADVVVAALGEASDMSGESSSRTSIQIPQTQRELLEALLKTGKPVVLVVFTGRPLDLTWENEQVPALLNVWFAGSEAGYAIADVLYGDVNPSGKLSATFPQNVGQIPIFYNHKNTGRPLPEGVDYQKFRSNYLDATNAPLYPFGYGLSYTSFDYFDLKLSAKSIRPEGKLTVSVTLKNTGDFDGEEVVQLYIRDLVGSVTRPVKELKGFEKVLLKKGETKTISFEIGKEELSFYNYDLDFVQEPGEFEVFVGGNSADVLSGKFELLAQ; from the coding sequence ATGAAAAAAATTCAGATAGCATTTGCCGCAATTATCCTGTTATGGGGGTGTAGCTCTCCCAGCAACAGTCCCAATTCATCTTCCTTATCTAGCCCCAAAATAGACTCGTTACTTTCTGTGATGACTCTTGAGGAGAAATTAGGGCAACTGAACTTGCCGGGCGCAGGCGATATTGTCACAGGGCAAGCCTCCAACTCAAATATTGCAGAAAGCATCCGCCAAGGAAAAGTGGGTGGGCTTTTCAACATAAAAGCCGCTGAAAAGATCCGTGAGGTGCAACGAGTGGCTGTAGAAGAAAGTAGGTTGAAAATCCCTTTGATTTTCGGAATGGATGTGATCCACGGGTACAAAACCGTGTTCCCTATCCCCTTGGCACTTTCGGCAAGTTGGGATATGGAAGCGATTGAGCGCACCGCCAGAATTGCCGCGATTGAAGCCAGTGCCGATGGAATTTGCTGGACTTTTTCCCCGATGGTCGATATTGCGAGAGACCCCCGCTGGGGCAGAGTAGCGGAAGGAGCTGGAGAAGACCCTTACCTCGGCGCACAAATTTCCAAAGCGATGATACACGGCTACCAAGGCGATGACCTCACAAAAAACAACACCGTGATGGCGTGCTTCAAGCACTTTGCACTTTATGGCGCTTCTGAAGCCGGCAGAGATTACAACACCACCGACATGAGCCGGATCAGGATGTACAACGAGTATTTCCCACCGTACAAAGCAGCGGTTGATGCTGGTGCAGGCAGCGTGATGACTTCTTTCAACGAGGTGGATGGAATCCCTGCAAGCGCAAACAAATGGCTGATGACCGATGTACTCAGAAAACAATGGGGATTTGACGGCTTCATAGTAACAGATTACACCGCCATCAATGAAATGATAGACCACGGAATGGGCGATTTGCAAACCGTTTCGACACTTGCGCTCAAAGCTGGAGTAGATATGGATATGGTAGGCGAAGGATTTCTGACCACGCTAAAAAAATCGCTAGAGGAAGGGAAAGTTACCGAAAAGGACATAGATGCCGCATGCAGGCGAGTGCTCGAAGCCAAAGAGCGATTAGGGCTTTTTGACGATCCTTACAAGTATTGCGATGTGGAAAGGGCTAAAACGGAAATTTATACCGAAGAAAGCCGAAAAGAGGCGAGAGAGATTGCCGCGAAGACGTTTGTACTGTTGAAAAATGAAAAACAAACGCTCCCTCTCAAGAAAAACAGCACCGTCGCTTTGATAGGTTCCATAGCCAACAACAAGGAAAACATGCAGGGAACTTGGAGCGTAGCGGGAGACCACGCCAACTCCATTTCGCTGTTGGAAGGAATGAAAAGCGTAGCAGGCGATGAAGCAAAAATCTTGTATGCCAAAGGGGCAAATGTATATGCTGACGAAACCTTGGAAACGAGGGCTACGGCTTTTGGAAAAACTGCCAATAGAGATTCAAGATCTGCGGCAGCCATGATCCAAGAAGCGGTTTCCATTGCCCAAAAAGCCGATGTGGTAGTTGCCGCCTTGGGCGAAGCATCGGACATGAGCGGGGAAAGCAGCAGCCGTACGAGCATCCAAATCCCCCAAACCCAACGGGAATTACTTGAAGCGTTACTGAAAACAGGCAAGCCTGTTGTTTTAGTGGTTTTCACTGGTCGTCCGCTCGATCTCACTTGGGAAAATGAACAAGTTCCTGCCCTGTTAAATGTATGGTTTGCTGGCTCAGAAGCGGGTTACGCCATCGCCGATGTGCTTTATGGAGACGTGAACCCTTCAGGAAAACTTTCGGCTACTTTCCCTCAAAATGTAGGACAAATTCCAATTTTTTACAACCACAAAAACACAGGCAGACCTTTGCCAGAAGGCGTAGATTATCAAAAATTCAGATCGAATTATCTTGATGCTACCAACGCCCCTTTGTATCCGTTTGGCTATGGCTTGAGCTACACCAGCTTTGACTATTTCGACCTTAAGCTTTCAGCAAAAAGCATTAGGCCTGAAGGGAAATTGACAGTGAGCGTAACCCTAAAAAATACAGGAGATTTTGATGGAGAGGAAGTCGTTCAACTTTACATTAGGGATTTGGTAGGAAGCGTAACCCGACCTGTGAAAGAACTCAAAGGCTTTGAAAAAGTTTTGTTGAAAAAAGGTGAAACTAAAACTATCAGCTTTGAAATAGGAAAAGAAGAACTTTCCTTTTACAACTACGACTTAGACTTTGTACAAGAACCTGGTGAATTTGAGGTATTTGTTGGAGGAAATTCAGCAGATGTTCTTTCAGGGAAGTTTGAATTACTTGCCCAATAA
- a CDS encoding DUF5060 domain-containing protein: MRIRLNVLTMFLLAGCMVLLQNCKQEVPENWKWETLETTGEPVARHEAGMVAYKDKLYLMGGRRINPTSVYDVQTNTWENKSETPVELHHFQPVVFGDAIYILGAMSGQWPNEKPLDKVIVYYPEKDEYVYSHPIPEHRRRGGAGAAVYNGKIYLVGGITKGHMNGYQAWFDEYDPTIGEWKVLDDAPNTRDHFSAVASNNKLYAFAGRRTSKATEQDMALTVSHGNVYDFKTQKWEPVVQATAIPTMRAGNFAFAWNGAIVIGGGESTKHEVAHNEVEAYDGETKRWSKWPSLNEGRHGTGFAVVGKYVYVASGSGNRGGGPELTTLERLELPQGKAEPISAVADTTPVFAQWHTIELPFVGPQTSETDADNPFLNYRLRVEFEHEENKQVIRGFFAADGNAAETSAEVGSVWMARFTPNKVGNWKYKAVLQHGDSLALSDDLSLGDEVKLGNASGEFVVVATDKEGPDFRGNGRLGIENTYFKFEGTDKFWMKGGSNSPENLLAFKGIDGTYRMLAEAREGEAAAPEEIHTFAPHLKDWKAGDPTWQDGKGKALIGGINYLASKGMNSMYFLTLNILGDGKDVWPYHSPDDFTRFDVSKLEQWEIVFQHMQKKGILLHVVLQETENETMLDGGDTGPMRQLYLREMIARFGHHLGLIWNLGEENGPASFSPIGQNDEQRRAMTSFLKKADPYQHPVLLHTHSHNPPRKDILGQIVGFKDLDGLSLQVDKREGVSEVIQTWKEKSKEAGQEWLITMDEIGMWHTGAQSDSLDPQHETLRRYVLWGTLLSGGAGVEWYFGANSLHNDLNSEDWRRRDRLWELTDYAVSFCQQNLPYWEMQPEHGLVSGKGAYCLKKEGEVYAVYLPKAGNYTLDLSKAEGEFSVQWFNPLEGGEMQKGSVESITGGGVCSLGKAPQSTATDTVQDWVVLVKKG; encoded by the coding sequence ATGAGAATCAGACTTAATGTACTAACCATGTTTTTGCTTGCTGGCTGCATGGTTTTGTTGCAAAACTGCAAGCAAGAAGTACCTGAAAACTGGAAGTGGGAAACCCTTGAGACAACAGGTGAACCCGTTGCCCGCCATGAAGCGGGAATGGTTGCTTATAAAGATAAACTATACCTAATGGGTGGTCGCCGAATTAATCCTACCTCGGTGTACGACGTCCAAACTAATACATGGGAAAATAAATCAGAAACACCTGTAGAGCTGCATCATTTCCAGCCCGTGGTGTTCGGCGATGCCATTTACATTTTGGGTGCTATGTCAGGTCAGTGGCCCAACGAAAAGCCATTAGACAAGGTGATAGTTTATTACCCCGAAAAAGACGAATATGTGTACAGCCATCCCATCCCCGAACACAGGAGAAGAGGTGGGGCAGGAGCTGCGGTGTACAACGGAAAAATATATTTGGTGGGAGGAATTACCAAAGGACACATGAACGGCTACCAAGCTTGGTTCGATGAATACGATCCTACAATAGGGGAGTGGAAAGTGTTGGACGATGCGCCAAATACACGTGACCACTTTAGCGCAGTAGCCAGCAACAATAAACTTTATGCCTTTGCCGGCCGTCGCACATCAAAAGCGACTGAGCAAGACATGGCCCTGACGGTTAGCCACGGAAATGTGTATGATTTCAAAACGCAAAAGTGGGAGCCTGTAGTTCAAGCAACAGCCATCCCCACCATGCGTGCAGGGAACTTTGCGTTTGCTTGGAACGGAGCAATTGTAATAGGCGGTGGGGAAAGTACCAAACATGAAGTGGCACACAACGAGGTAGAAGCATATGATGGAGAAACCAAAAGATGGAGCAAATGGCCTTCGCTCAACGAAGGCAGGCACGGAACAGGCTTTGCTGTAGTTGGGAAGTATGTGTACGTGGCTTCGGGTAGCGGAAACCGTGGTGGTGGTCCAGAGCTTACCACACTTGAGCGGTTGGAATTGCCCCAAGGAAAAGCTGAGCCTATTTCGGCAGTAGCCGATACTACGCCCGTTTTTGCCCAGTGGCATACCATTGAGTTGCCTTTTGTAGGCCCACAAACAAGCGAAACCGATGCGGATAATCCATTTTTAAACTACAGGCTGCGCGTTGAATTTGAACATGAAGAAAACAAGCAGGTGATCAGAGGTTTTTTTGCCGCCGATGGAAATGCTGCGGAAACAAGTGCAGAAGTAGGAAGTGTGTGGATGGCGAGGTTCACCCCCAATAAAGTGGGAAATTGGAAATACAAAGCAGTTCTCCAGCACGGAGATAGCCTTGCCCTTAGCGATGATCTTTCTTTGGGCGACGAAGTGAAATTGGGAAATGCCAGTGGGGAATTTGTGGTGGTTGCCACCGATAAAGAAGGACCAGATTTTAGAGGGAATGGAAGGTTAGGTATTGAAAATACTTATTTTAAGTTTGAAGGAACAGATAAGTTTTGGATGAAAGGAGGAAGCAACAGCCCTGAAAATTTGCTGGCATTCAAAGGAATTGATGGGACGTATCGGATGTTGGCGGAAGCGCGGGAAGGAGAGGCTGCTGCGCCCGAAGAAATCCACACGTTTGCCCCGCACCTGAAAGACTGGAAAGCTGGCGACCCCACTTGGCAAGATGGAAAGGGGAAAGCGCTGATAGGCGGCATAAATTATTTGGCTTCCAAAGGGATGAATTCCATGTATTTCCTCACCTTAAATATTTTGGGCGATGGAAAAGATGTGTGGCCCTACCACTCTCCCGATGACTTTACAAGGTTTGATGTGAGCAAGCTGGAACAGTGGGAAATTGTATTTCAGCATATGCAGAAAAAGGGAATATTGCTGCACGTGGTTTTACAAGAAACAGAAAACGAAACCATGCTGGACGGTGGCGATACTGGCCCCATGCGCCAGCTTTATTTGCGAGAAATGATCGCCCGCTTTGGGCATCACCTTGGGCTGATCTGGAACTTGGGCGAGGAAAATGGACCAGCTTCGTTTAGCCCGATTGGTCAAAACGACGAGCAGCGAAGGGCAATGACTAGCTTTCTGAAAAAAGCCGACCCTTACCAGCATCCAGTCCTGCTGCACACGCATTCCCACAACCCTCCAAGAAAAGATATTTTAGGACAAATTGTCGGTTTTAAGGACTTAGATGGGCTTTCCTTACAAGTAGATAAAAGAGAAGGGGTGAGCGAGGTTATCCAAACATGGAAAGAGAAATCGAAAGAAGCAGGGCAGGAGTGGCTAATAACCATGGATGAAATTGGGATGTGGCATACAGGAGCACAATCCGATTCGCTAGATCCGCAGCACGAAACCTTGAGGCGCTACGTGCTTTGGGGAACGCTCCTTTCGGGAGGTGCTGGCGTGGAATGGTACTTTGGTGCAAATTCCCTCCACAACGACCTCAACTCGGAAGACTGGCGCAGGCGAGATCGCCTATGGGAACTGACCGATTATGCGGTTTCTTTTTGCCAACAAAACCTTCCTTATTGGGAAATGCAGCCTGAGCATGGCTTGGTGAGTGGCAAAGGGGCGTATTGCCTCAAAAAAGAAGGAGAAGTTTATGCAGTTTATTTGCCCAAAGCAGGAAACTACACCCTCGACCTAAGCAAGGCAGAAGGGGAGTTCAGTGTGCAATGGTTCAATCCGCTAGAAGGAGGGGAAATGCAAAAAGGCTCGGTGGAAAGCATTACTGGAGGAGGCGTGTGCTCCTTGGGAAAAGCACCGCAAAGCACCGCCACAGATACGGTTCAGGACTGGGTAGTTTTGGTGAAGAAGGGGTAA
- a CDS encoding prolyl oligopeptidase family serine peptidase — MKRTILLLLITFNLNQLSLHAQNMEAYERKVFVEKNDTLLYRLLLPENFDETKKYPLLIFLHGAGERGNDNQKQLLHGGKLFLEQENREKFPAIVIFPQCPQENYWAAVDRKVNQDGSRTFTFPKNGKPSKPMALALKLLDSYLKQNFVDKSRVYIGGLSMGGMGTFDMVSRKPNVFAAAFPICGGDNPASAKKYAKKVDFWVFHGAKDDVVPPAFSENMVEAIRKQGGNVKLTIYPEANHNSWDSAFAEPELLPWIFSTKKN; from the coding sequence ATGAAAAGAACAATTCTATTACTACTGATAACTTTTAATCTTAACCAATTAAGCCTCCATGCCCAAAATATGGAGGCTTACGAAAGAAAAGTCTTTGTTGAAAAAAACGACACACTTCTTTACCGCCTACTCCTTCCTGAAAATTTTGATGAAACGAAGAAGTATCCGTTGTTGATTTTTTTGCATGGAGCCGGAGAGCGAGGCAATGACAACCAAAAGCAGCTTCTCCATGGAGGAAAGCTATTTCTGGAGCAAGAAAACCGAGAAAAATTTCCCGCAATAGTAATTTTCCCTCAATGCCCACAAGAGAATTATTGGGCAGCTGTGGATAGGAAAGTAAACCAAGACGGTAGCAGAACATTCACATTTCCAAAAAATGGCAAACCCAGCAAACCAATGGCACTCGCCTTAAAACTGCTCGACTCGTACCTCAAGCAAAATTTTGTTGACAAAAGCCGTGTGTATATCGGAGGGCTTTCCATGGGCGGAATGGGAACTTTCGACATGGTAAGCAGAAAACCAAATGTATTTGCGGCAGCCTTCCCCATTTGCGGAGGCGATAACCCTGCTTCAGCAAAAAAGTATGCCAAAAAGGTCGATTTCTGGGTTTTTCATGGAGCTAAAGACGATGTTGTCCCTCCAGCTTTTTCTGAAAATATGGTGGAAGCCATCAGGAAACAGGGCGGAAATGTAAAGCTAACGATATACCCTGAAGCCAACCACAACAGCTGGGACAGCGCCTTTGCCGAACCCGAACTGCTCCCTTGGATTTTTTCAACCAAAAAAAACTAA
- a CDS encoding D-aminoacylase: MKNLVYLFMAIAFAACKPYDTLIKNGTVYDGSGKPAIPTDIGIKGDKVVKIGNIPSKKAKTIVDAEGMAVSPGFINTLSWAYWPLLKDGRSMSNLKQGVTLEIFGEGSSPGPFHPEKTKDTPSSFAENMEKLEQQGVSTNIASFVGATTVRKYVLDEDDRAPNAEELALMKQLVEQSMEEGALGLGTSLIYPPAFFAKTDELIALSKSASKHNGIYISHLRSEGDKLLEAIEELITIAREANIPAEIYHLKAAGQRNWEDLEKAIAMIEKARAEGLEITTNMYNYTGASTGLGACMPPWIQEGGEIQWVKNLQNAELKAKAISEMESDKTDWENFLALAGDPANILLLGFSTDSLQKFKGKNLAEVAKIWGKSPAESVCDLISANGGDISTAYFLMSEENVARQMKLPYMSFGSDARSIAAEGENLESMTHPRTYGNFARLLGKYVREEKIISLEEAIHKLSWLPVQKLHIKNRGRITEGYFADIVIFDPTTITDKATFNQPHQYAEGVQHVFVNGTRVIKNGEHTGETPGRFVKGKGAKN; encoded by the coding sequence ATGAAAAATCTAGTCTATTTATTTATGGCAATAGCCTTTGCCGCCTGCAAACCTTACGATACGCTCATAAAAAACGGAACGGTGTACGATGGCAGTGGCAAGCCCGCTATCCCTACCGATATCGGCATTAAAGGTGATAAAGTCGTCAAAATAGGAAACATTCCTTCCAAAAAAGCTAAAACTATTGTCGATGCGGAAGGCATGGCAGTCAGCCCTGGGTTCATCAACACCTTGAGCTGGGCATATTGGCCATTGCTGAAAGATGGTCGCTCCATGAGCAACCTCAAGCAAGGGGTCACACTTGAAATTTTTGGAGAGGGAAGTTCTCCTGGTCCTTTTCACCCAGAAAAAACCAAAGACACGCCAAGCAGCTTTGCCGAGAATATGGAAAAACTAGAACAACAAGGAGTTTCCACCAACATCGCTTCTTTTGTGGGGGCTACCACCGTTCGGAAATATGTACTGGATGAAGACGACCGAGCGCCAAACGCAGAAGAGCTTGCCCTTATGAAGCAACTCGTGGAGCAGTCGATGGAAGAAGGGGCACTTGGGCTGGGTACTTCGTTGATTTACCCGCCTGCATTTTTTGCCAAAACAGATGAACTTATCGCTCTTTCCAAATCGGCTTCAAAGCACAATGGCATCTACATTTCCCACCTCCGCAGCGAAGGGGATAAATTACTGGAAGCTATAGAAGAACTTATTACCATTGCCCGTGAAGCAAACATCCCTGCGGAAATTTACCACCTAAAAGCGGCAGGGCAACGAAATTGGGAGGATCTTGAAAAAGCGATTGCAATGATTGAAAAAGCCCGTGCCGAAGGGCTAGAGATTACCACAAACATGTACAACTACACGGGAGCTTCTACGGGCTTGGGTGCTTGCATGCCGCCGTGGATTCAGGAAGGCGGAGAAATCCAATGGGTCAAAAACCTTCAAAATGCGGAACTCAAGGCAAAAGCAATTTCCGAGATGGAAAGCGACAAAACAGATTGGGAAAATTTCCTCGCTTTGGCAGGCGACCCTGCAAATATTTTGCTGCTCGGTTTTTCAACCGACTCTTTGCAGAAATTTAAAGGAAAGAACCTTGCCGAGGTTGCAAAGATTTGGGGCAAAAGCCCAGCCGAATCGGTTTGTGACCTCATCAGTGCCAATGGCGGGGACATCAGCACCGCTTATTTTCTGATGTCGGAAGAAAATGTGGCTAGGCAGATGAAGCTACCTTATATGAGCTTTGGATCAGACGCCCGCTCTATAGCCGCAGAAGGGGAAAACCTAGAATCGATGACACACCCTCGCACCTACGGGAATTTTGCCCGCCTACTTGGCAAATATGTTCGGGAGGAAAAAATAATCTCGCTCGAAGAAGCTATCCACAAGCTTTCTTGGCTTCCCGTCCAAAAGTTGCACATCAAAAATAGAGGTAGAATTACGGAAGGCTACTTCGCCGACATCGTCATTTTCGACCCAACTACCATCACCGATAAAGCCACTTTCAACCAACCCCACCAATACGCCGAAGGCGTGCAACATGTCTTCGTAAATGGCACGAGAGTGATAAAAAATGGGGAACATACGGGGGAAACTCCCGGTAGGTTTGTGAAGGGAAAGGGGGCGAAAAATTAA
- a CDS encoding alkaline phosphatase family protein: protein MDKGKLFSIISIIGLSALIFSCQTQEKTFKIEGLKHVIIIGVDGMSPDGIQTANTPTLDKLIKEGASTLHARSVLPTSSSPNWASMLMGAGPEQHGVTSNAWRKDEFVLPTVVSDESGFFPSIFSLIRKNNTQVEMGAIYHWDGFGDLFDNNLVNYNISPKTEDETASLTSAYLKEKKPQFTFVHLDHVDHAGHAIGHGTPAYYASVEKADSLISDIISTLEEEGMMENTLVIVSADHGGVGNGHGGETLEEIEIPLIMYGKGIKKGYEIKVPVNIYDLPASAAFGMGIDLPLVWIGRPVKEAFEGFAAPELAYAPQKMVRQPVIYPVKDGFDPAGGLFIDSIPTLKIENPNDMGVIRYTLDGSVPSTKSPEYTEEVQLSKSTVVKAALFVGSKQASREVVGYFRVLNSGNGHGVKYACYETTEAAVLPDFSKLSPVSEGTAHEFNLDDVKLPRPEQIATVMEAYIEIKEAGKYTFYIASDDGSKLYLNGKELVDNDGDHGVIEKGASATLEPGKYPLRVEWFNAGGGMGLYTYYSGPNTPKQLIPADLLYLGKEL, encoded by the coding sequence ATGGACAAAGGAAAACTATTTAGTATTATCTCTATTATTGGGCTTTCGGCACTGATTTTCTCCTGCCAAACTCAAGAAAAAACCTTCAAAATAGAAGGTCTAAAGCATGTAATCATCATAGGGGTGGACGGCATGAGCCCCGATGGCATCCAAACGGCGAATACGCCAACTCTTGACAAGTTAATAAAAGAAGGTGCGAGCACACTTCATGCCCGCTCGGTATTGCCCACCAGCTCGTCCCCCAACTGGGCATCAATGCTTATGGGTGCTGGACCTGAACAACATGGCGTAACTTCAAATGCTTGGAGAAAAGATGAGTTTGTATTGCCCACTGTCGTAAGCGACGAATCAGGGTTTTTCCCAAGTATTTTCTCGCTCATACGCAAAAATAATACTCAGGTGGAAATGGGAGCGATTTATCATTGGGATGGATTTGGTGACCTGTTCGACAATAACTTGGTCAACTACAATATTTCCCCAAAAACCGAAGATGAAACCGCTTCGCTAACATCTGCTTATCTAAAAGAAAAGAAGCCCCAATTCACTTTTGTGCACCTCGACCATGTGGACCATGCGGGACATGCAATTGGGCATGGAACACCTGCGTATTATGCTTCTGTGGAAAAAGCCGATTCCTTGATTTCAGATATTATTTCTACCCTTGAAGAAGAAGGAATGATGGAAAATACGCTAGTAATAGTAAGTGCCGACCACGGTGGCGTAGGTAACGGACACGGCGGAGAAACTTTGGAGGAAATTGAAATCCCTTTGATTATGTACGGAAAAGGGATTAAAAAAGGATACGAAATCAAAGTTCCGGTAAATATTTATGACCTGCCCGCTTCAGCTGCTTTTGGCATGGGAATCGATTTGCCACTAGTCTGGATCGGTCGCCCAGTGAAAGAAGCATTTGAAGGGTTTGCAGCTCCTGAGTTAGCTTACGCCCCACAAAAAATGGTGAGACAGCCTGTCATTTATCCTGTAAAAGATGGATTTGACCCAGCAGGAGGCTTGTTTATTGACAGCATTCCAACTTTAAAAATAGAAAACCCAAATGACATGGGAGTAATCAGGTACACCCTCGATGGTTCTGTGCCAAGTACCAAATCCCCAGAATATACCGAAGAGGTTCAGCTTTCTAAATCTACAGTTGTAAAGGCAGCTCTTTTTGTTGGGTCAAAGCAAGCTAGCCGAGAAGTGGTAGGCTACTTTAGGGTATTGAATAGCGGAAATGGACATGGCGTAAAATATGCTTGCTATGAAACTACGGAAGCAGCCGTTCTGCCTGATTTCAGCAAGCTTAGTCCAGTAAGCGAAGGTACTGCTCACGAATTCAACCTCGATGATGTAAAGCTTCCTCGCCCTGAGCAAATTGCCACCGTAATGGAAGCTTATATCGAAATAAAAGAAGCAGGGAAATATACATTTTACATTGCCTCGGACGATGGCAGCAAACTTTACCTTAACGGAAAGGAGTTGGTCGACAACGATGGTGACCATGGAGTCATTGAAAAAGGTGCTTCAGCCACACTTGAACCAGGAAAATACCCATTAAGGGTTGAATGGTTCAATGCAGGAGGGGGAATGGGACTGTACACTTATTATAGCGGACCAAATACTCCTAAGCAGCTTATCCCGGCCGATTTACTTTATTTGGGAAAGGAACTATAG
- a CDS encoding family 43 glycosylhydrolase has product MQILKSHIILHLLLGLLLISSTTFAQHTQASTYCNPINIDYTYMIYNAHKNISYRSGADPAVVEFRNEYYMFVTRSMGYWHSTDLNNWEFITPEKWYFEGSNAPAAFNYKDSVLYVTGNPSGSMSILCTDNPKKGDWKAVPSILNNLQDPDLFIDDDGQAYMFWGSSNTYPIRGRKLDKNQRFKPSDEVVELFKLDGEKHGWERFGENHADTVLKGYMEGAWLTKHEGKYYMQYAAPGTEFNVYGDGVYVSDSPLGPYEYAPNNPVSYKPGGFMNGAGHGSTVIGPQETYWHFASMSLSLNVNWERRICMYPTYFDDEGLMHTETYFGDYPHFAPATSGKQGKFTQWMLLSYKKPMKASSVVEKFSPENAVDEDSKSFWLAEENDDKQWLEIDLQNPAMIYAIQVNYQDYQSEFFGKVSGLMHRYSIEGSLDGAQWFTLVDRKNNYKDVPNDYVELGTPQKARFIRYKNIKVPTPNLAISGLRVFGKGEGKAPKQIKKFTAKRASDKRDAMIEWETQANCQGYNVLWGIAPDKLYSSWLVYDKNELELKSLTVDQEYFFAVEAFNENGVSTRSPIIKLE; this is encoded by the coding sequence ATGCAAATACTCAAATCACATATTATCCTCCACCTGCTTTTGGGCTTACTCCTAATCAGCTCCACAACTTTTGCCCAACACACGCAAGCGAGCACCTACTGCAACCCGATCAATATCGATTATACGTACATGATATACAATGCCCATAAAAACATATCTTACCGATCTGGGGCAGATCCCGCTGTAGTGGAATTTCGAAATGAATACTACATGTTTGTCACCCGATCTATGGGTTACTGGCATTCCACCGACCTCAACAATTGGGAATTTATCACCCCAGAAAAATGGTATTTTGAAGGCTCGAATGCCCCAGCCGCTTTCAATTACAAAGATTCGGTTTTGTACGTGACGGGAAACCCCTCTGGATCGATGAGTATTTTATGCACCGACAACCCGAAAAAAGGAGATTGGAAAGCCGTTCCATCCATTTTGAACAACCTTCAAGATCCTGATTTATTCATTGACGACGATGGGCAAGCTTACATGTTTTGGGGCTCTTCCAATACCTATCCCATTAGGGGGAGAAAATTGGACAAAAACCAACGGTTTAAGCCCTCAGATGAAGTTGTTGAATTGTTTAAGCTGGATGGAGAAAAACACGGTTGGGAGCGCTTTGGTGAAAACCATGCCGATACGGTGCTAAAAGGGTACATGGAAGGTGCTTGGCTCACCAAACACGAGGGAAAATACTACATGCAATATGCCGCGCCAGGCACCGAATTTAATGTGTATGGCGATGGAGTTTACGTGAGCGATTCCCCACTTGGTCCGTATGAATATGCACCCAACAACCCTGTTTCCTACAAACCGGGCGGGTTTATGAACGGAGCTGGGCACGGAAGCACCGTTATTGGTCCACAAGAAACGTATTGGCATTTTGCCTCCATGTCGCTTTCGCTCAATGTAAATTGGGAAAGAAGAATTTGCATGTACCCTACCTATTTTGATGACGAGGGGCTGATGCATACCGAAACCTATTTTGGCGATTATCCCCACTTTGCGCCAGCTACTTCAGGAAAACAAGGAAAATTCACCCAATGGATGCTGCTTTCTTACAAAAAACCTATGAAAGCTTCTTCCGTTGTAGAGAAATTCAGTCCTGAAAATGCGGTAGATGAAGACTCCAAATCCTTTTGGCTAGCAGAAGAAAACGATGATAAGCAATGGTTGGAAATCGATTTGCAAAACCCAGCCATGATCTATGCCATCCAAGTCAATTACCAGGATTACCAATCTGAGTTTTTTGGAAAAGTTTCTGGGCTGATGCACCGCTACTCCATAGAAGGCTCTTTGGACGGAGCACAGTGGTTCACTTTAGTTGACCGAAAAAATAATTACAAGGATGTTCCAAATGATTACGTAGAACTAGGAACTCCTCAAAAAGCCCGATTTATTCGGTACAAAAACATCAAAGTCCCCACGCCGAACCTCGCTATTTCTGGATTGAGAGTTTTTGGAAAAGGGGAAGGAAAAGCTCCTAAGCAGATCAAAAAATTCACCGCCAAACGGGCAAGCGACAAACGAGATGCAATGATTGAGTGGGAAACGCAAGCCAATTGCCAAGGGTACAATGTACTTTGGGGAATTGCACCTGATAAGCTATACAGCTCATGGTTGGTGTACGATAAAAATGAACTGGAACTCAAATCCCTCACGGTAGATCAGGAATACTTTTTTGCGGTGGAAGCTTTCAACGAAAACGGTGTTTCTACACGATCGCCTATCATCAAGTTAGAATAG